From one Kwoniella shandongensis chromosome 4, complete sequence genomic stretch:
- a CDS encoding dihydroxyacetone kinase has protein sequence MAPGHKHLLNTPQTLVVDSLKGLVTLNPSIKLDEGQRVIYTPPSKPRVALLSGGGSGHEPAHAGFVGAGLLDAAVCGNIFASPNVAQVRRGLELVTREKGALIVVMNYTGDALHFGLAAEQHRSTGKPGDVRVLLVGDDVAVSREQGTIVGRRGLAGTILVYKIASALSDAGADLDAVESVGKYVCSRLGTLGVGLEHCHVPGTRAGESHLEANQLELGMGIHNEPGTSKLELTTVADLVDTILTKITDTADKERAYVPFKNDGSDEVVLLVNDLGAVSELELGGITNEAVKWLQSKKITVRRVFAGTYMTSLNMPGFSLTLLLLPSKSDSSAPYSSAQILEYLDAPASAPGWKWTSASEPGVVGAKVEEAAVPKKGQEVALKTTDSKEFLAAIVRACKALIAAEPELTEQDQIAGDGDAGLTLEAGAKAIIKAIDGGKLKGENVIEDIGVIAEIVEDDMGGTSGALYSIFFAGLGKALRDAATSGATSTTPEVWSKASASALTTLYKYTRARPPSRTLVDPLEAFIESLPSKGLNGAAEDAHAAAEKTKELVAKAGRGAYVNQEDLKKREVPDPGAWGIWRIVDGLRGFEA, from the exons aTGGCCCCAGGAC ACAAGCACCTCTTAAACACTCCTCAGACTCTCGTAGTCGACTCGCTCAAGGGTTTGGTCACCTTGAACCCCTCTATCAAGCTCGATGAGggtcaacgag TGATCTACACACCACCTAGCAAACCTCGAGTTGCTCTCCTCTCTGGTGGAGGATCGGGTCACGAACCCGCTCATGCTGGATTTGTCGGTGCTGGACTCCTCGACGCCGCTGTATGCGGTAACATCTTTGCGTCTCCCAATGTCGCCCAAGTCCGAAGAGGATTGGAGCTCGTCACTCGTGAGAAGGGCGCTTTGATCGTCGTCATGAACTATACGGGAGATGCGTTGCATTTCGGTTTGGCGGCGGAACAACATAGATCCACTGGGAAACCCGGCGATGTGAGAGTGTTGTTGGTTGGAGATGACGTTGCGGTCTCGAGAGAACAGGGTACTATCGTTGGTCGACG GGGTCTCGCTGGTACAATCTTGGTCTACAAAATCGCTTCCGCTCTTTCGGACGCTGGTGCAGACCTCGACGCTGTCGAGAGTGTCGGTAAATACGTCTGCTCACGACTCGGTACACTCGGTGTTGGTCTTGAACACTGTCACGTCCCCGGTACCCGCGCTGGCGAGTCTCATCTCGAGGCTAACCAACTTGAACTT GGAATGGGTATCCACAACGAACCTGGAACGTCAAAGCTTGAACTTACGACCGTTGCCGATCTCGTCGACACCATCCTCACCAAGATCACAGATACAGCCGACAAAGAGCGAGCTTACGTTCCTTTCAAGAACGACGGTTCCGATGaggtcgtccttctcgtgAACGACTTGGGAGCAGTCAGCGAGCTTGAGCTCGGTGGTATCACCaacgagg CCGTCAAATGGTTGCAGAGCAAGAAGATCACCGTTCGACGAGTCTTTGCCGGAACATACATGACTTCTCTCAACATGCCTGGATTctccctcaccctcctccttcttccttccaagTCCGACTCCTCCGCACCATACTCCTCTGCTCAAATTCTCGAATACCTTGACGCTCCCGCTAGTGCACctggatggaagtggacTTCTGCCTCGGAGCCTGGGGTTGTCGGTGCCAAGGTTGAGGAGGCCGCTGTGCCCAAGAAGGGTCAGGAGGTCGCTCTTAAGA CCACCGACTCCAAGGAGTTCCTCGCTGCCATCGTTCGAGCTTGTAAAGCTCTTATCGCCGCCGAGCCTGAGCTCACAGAACAAGATCAGATCgccggtgatggtgatgccGGTCTCACCCTCGAAGCGGGTGCCAAAGCCATCATCAAGGCGATCGACGGTGGTAAGCTGAAGGGCGAGAATGTTATCGAGGACATTGGTGTCATTGCAGAGATCGTCGAGGATGACATGGGTGGTACTTCTGGTGCTCTCTACTC catcttcttcgctggtTTGGGCAAGGCATTGAGAGACGCTGCTACTTCTGGAgctacttccaccactccGGAGGTGTGGAGCAAGGCTTCCGCCTCAGCTCTTACTACATTGTACAAGT ACACTCGTGCTCGACCCCCATCTCGAACCCTTGTTGACCCTCTCGAGGCTTTCATCGAGTCTCTCCCCTCAAAGGGTCTTAATGGCGCTGCCGAAGACGCCCATGCTGCGGCTGAAAAGACAAAAGAACTCGTTGCCAAAGCCGGTCGTGGAGCTTATGTCAACCAGGAAGATCTTAAGAAGAGGGAAGTTCCTGATCCTGGAGCTTGGGGTATCTGGAGAATTGTCGACGGTCTTAGGGGTTTCGAGGCTTAG